A single Methylobacterium sp. 17Sr1-1 DNA region contains:
- a CDS encoding ABC transporter ATP-binding protein: protein MALLEIRDLTVRYGEIEAVRGISFSVEAGEVVTLLGSNGAGKSTTLKTISGLVKPVGGEVLFEGQSLLGLKPEEIVRRGVAHVPEGRRVFPGLTVRENIMLGASNRKGLTSRQIRDEAESMFELFPDIRRFGDALGWTLSGGQLQMVALARGLMAKPRILLLDEPSLGLAPVIVQAVFAIIAEVRRRGTTVLLVEQNARMGLSVADRGYVLETGQLVLSGEPQALWANDDIRAAYLGGRAKAEALAH from the coding sequence GTTCTCGGTCGAGGCCGGCGAGGTCGTGACCCTGCTCGGCTCCAACGGCGCCGGCAAGTCGACGACGCTCAAGACCATCTCGGGCCTGGTGAAGCCGGTCGGCGGCGAGGTGCTGTTCGAAGGCCAGTCTCTCCTCGGCCTCAAGCCAGAGGAGATCGTGCGCCGTGGCGTGGCGCACGTGCCCGAGGGGCGCCGGGTCTTCCCGGGCCTCACGGTCCGCGAGAACATCATGCTCGGCGCCTCGAACCGGAAGGGGCTCACGAGCCGCCAGATCCGCGACGAGGCGGAGAGCATGTTCGAGCTCTTCCCCGACATCCGCCGCTTCGGCGACGCGCTCGGCTGGACGCTCTCGGGCGGCCAGCTCCAGATGGTCGCGCTCGCCCGCGGGCTGATGGCCAAGCCCCGCATCCTGCTCCTCGACGAGCCCTCGCTCGGCCTCGCCCCGGTGATCGTGCAGGCGGTCTTCGCGATCATCGCCGAGGTGCGCCGGCGCGGCACCACCGTGCTCCTCGTCGAGCAGAACGCCCGGATGGGCCTCTCGGTCGCCGATCGCGGCTACGTGCTGGAGACCGGGCAGCTGGTGCTCAGCGGCGAGCCGCAGGCGCTCTGGGCCAACGACGATATCCGGGCGGCGTATCTCGGCGGGCGGGCCAAGGCGGAGGCGCTTGCGCATTGA